GGGCAAAAGGTggtttccagagtggctgtaacCCTCTGCTGTTCTGAAATACAGGTTGAGCCTGAGGGAGTCTTAACAGTCCTGAAGGGCAAATAGACAAAGGGATTTTCAGATGTCAGCTAAACAGTGGACGCTGCTGCAACATGTTACATTTGTGTAAGGATCCAGAGGTGGGTGAAAGTAAATGATATTTAGGCCCAGATTTTACAGTAAAGATGATAACTTCACAAAGGCATCATCTGTTTACTTGTGGCTAAATTAACTATTTTTTggtgaatttatattttaaaaccacgACAAAAGACTTGCAGTAAAACGAACCCTACAGTATATTCTTTGCAAACCCTTATCCAGTACCACGGAGGACCATATTGGCCTATTTAGTTTAGATCATCTTTGAGATTTTCTTGAGGCATCTATATCTAATGAGCTGAGTATTTTGAAGGTCACTTCTGGACCCACCAAACCTTTGGCAGATCAATGATCCTTTCAGATAGGGCTAATCAGTTGGGAAGTGAAGGCTGGAGAGAAATGAGTCCTGGGGTAATTCCTTTGGCAACCCATTCATGCTGTCATCAGCAGCGTCTGAGAGCATTTTCGATCTGAAGAGATGATAGCGCTTTTCAAAAAGTTTTCTGTGGTCATGAGACTAATCCTGGAAGCTGAAAGTCATTTCCAGCTTGACCACGCCACCACACTTTCCACAAAGCCACATCTCGTCTGAGTTCCAGACCCTGGTCAGGGTTCTGAAAGTGGTTGCAAATGTGTAGTCTCCGAGTGGGCACTTGTTTGTAAGTATTTATTTTCCGGAGCCCACTCAGGAGCGGAGAGAAGCTATAGGCTGTTAGAGACAACGGAACAATGAGTCAAAACAACGCCTCCCCACTTTTACACTAATGCATGGGGGAAATCCCCAGAACACTAGTGTTTGATTATGAATGGAGCCTGCTTTGGGGTTGGTATCCACAGGCTAGCAAAGAAGACCTGGAGACCATGGTTTGGTCAAAGCATTTTCACTGGTGCTTAGTGccgtttttaaaaaatactgccaCAGCAACTGAATGACTGTTTAATTCCCACCCAGTAAGTATTTCAGAAATGATTTCTGCAACAAAAATATTgttgaaaagtatttatttacaCTATAGTCACAAACCATCCATTATCTGAACTTCAGTTAGTGGTTTTGCATtagaatagatttattttttcacaactATTAAGAGCTAATGACCAAACAAATCAGCTCCAGTAACATTATGTACATTCTTATCTGAAATTTGACTACAAAGGTAACACTTTTAAGTCAcaaaacaaagcatacaaaaatatactttctaaaaaaaattccaaatattaaTAGGCAGAAATATACAGCCATACTAAACCCAGGGAgtgatttttctttccataatAAGGCAACCCATTTACATGCAGACCCTGTAACATTGTCTACATCACACAAGGCACCAAGGACACTTCCAACACAATTGCATGCATCCTAGTTTCAGAGAATATATGTACATCCCCCTTAAATAAGTTAACCTCTGACTCATTTCAAGAGATCATAAATGCTTTACATTTTTTCCCAAAGATTCAGAATTGTAGAGAACAGTGTAcatcaaaaatacacaaaatctgAGTGGATATACACTGAAAAAATAGTCTACATTTCTCAACTCGAAAAGGAGCAGATATTGCTATGTCCCTCCCATCACATTGCACTTCTGTTCTCTGAGTTTATAATACATATTGCTTCAAGGGTTGAGACAACTAGATATGCTCTGATTCGCCATTCTAGGGCCACAGAGTGCGGCACAAAGGCCATACTTCACTCACTGTACAACATGCCCTAAATCAGTCCCAAGCCATAAAGTGCACATCAGTTTTGCTTGTCTTTTTGCTGTTCCCACTTGAAGGGATCAGCATCTCCCAACCTATTGTAGAAAATGTCTTAGATCACCTCTGACATCCAGGGTCAAAAACCTGTGATGGGTTAAAATAAGGGGAAGTGGGGGAGCAAAACCTAGTCAAACAACCCTTTAAAGCAGGGTCAGACCTAAGCCCTCTTGGCCAGAGGTCCCCCACCACCCCCTTCTGAGCCTCCCCTTTGCCTTGGGTTGATAGTCAACTCACCTAAGAGAGACTAGAGTGGGCTAAATTCTAGGAAGGAACTGCTTCTAGGTGGAAAGGGGGCAGTGCTAGCTCCACCAAAGCCCTTTGCCcaacaaagggagggagagacagggaagggTGGTAGTGTTTGTTGTGCAGCTCCAGTGGACAAAGGGCCTCCGGGACCTTTGGGAACTGGTGTGTCAGCCTGAGTCTCATCTCAAGGTGTCCGGGTCCGAGAGGAGCAAGGGGCGAGCGGCCCTCCACCAAGagtgctgctgttgctgctgcacAGGGTACCCCCAGGCTGCACGCCCCCAGAGCAGGAGGCTGTAGAGGGGGCTGGCACTGATGCAGAGGGGGCACTGCTTTTCCGCTCTTTCTGTCTCAGGTGGATCTTGGTGTGGCGCTTCCTCTCATCACTCCGGGCAAATTTTCGGCCACAGTAGTCACAGGCGAAGGGCTTCTCACCGGTGTGGGTGCGGATATGGGTGGTGAGGTGGTCACTGCGGCTGAAGTTGCGCATGCAGATCCGACACTGGAAGGGCTTATGCCCAGTGTGGATTCGGATGTGCCGTGTCAGCTCGTCGGAGCGGGAGAACCGCCGGTCGCAGCCTTCTGCTGGGCACGGGTAGGGCCTCTCGTGCACTGGCGTCTTGCTAGGTCTGTTGGGGTACTTGCGAGGCCTCAGAATGGGCCGCAGTGGCAGGTGGTGTGGGTTATACGCTGCGGCGGCCGCGGCAGCGGCTGCTGCTGAGCTGCTACCAGGCAGCCGGGGTCCCTCGCTGCCTCCACTGGCCCCTGGTCCGGTCACCCCAGTACTGGGGCCCCCCAGGGTAAAGTTACGGATGGTAGAGAGTGGAGTGAGTGGAGGGGGCACCCGCAGGGTGTCCAGGGGGCAGGGAAAGGGCTTACGGTCTGGGCCAGCTGTACCATGTAGGTCTCTCTGGCACTGAGATGGAAAGAATCCAGGATAGTCTGGGATCATTGGGAAGAGACCTGGGTCCGTGGCTGGCTTGGGGGACGGATAGGAAGGAGGTGGTGGGTAGGCCAGAGAGGAAGAAGTGGAGGTGGTGGCTGCTGACAGGAACGCAGAAGGGTCCTGGTAGAGGTCTCCTGCACAGCCAGAATAAGGAGGAGGAGGCGGTGGTGGAGAGTACAGGTGGTCCAGGTCAGGCTGGGTCTGGGACATGGTGCACACACCCAGGGGTCCTGTGGCCAGTGGgttgggggaggcagaggtgacgCTGGATGAGGCTGTGGTCGAAGCTGGGGAAGTGACCCCTTGCAAGATGCCTGCACTCACAATATTGATGATGCCTTCTGGGTAGCAGCTGGCACCAGGGTACTGAGGGTCAATGGAGAACTTGCCCATGTAAGTGAAGGTCTGGTTTCTAGGTGCAGAGACGGGAGCAAAGCTGCTGGGATATGGGAGATCCAACGACCTCTTCTCTCCAGTCATGTCAATGTTGATCATGCCATCTGGGGAGGGAAAAGGCAGAATGGAGGTGGAACAATGAAAATACAGCCAGGATTCCCTTCTCATCCCGGCTCACATAGGTCCATTCCCAAGGCCCAGAGTCTCAGCACTGTAGAGCTGGGGCAAAGTCCAAAAGGTGGGGAAATTGAGACCCACAGACAGTAAGAAGAGGCCAGCCCAACTGTGGCAACCCATTGACAGTATGGAACTCAAGAACTACCTCCAAAAAAGCAGAATGAGCTTTTCCCAactcccctccacccccagccaTCTGCAGCTCTAGTCCCCAATAAAAAACACccaataatagcaacaacaatatttttaaaagccccaTCTGCCCGGagcttctctccctcttttttgcCTGGGGGTTCCACGGCTGAGGCACCAGGACAAACACCACCCAAGAATCGACCTAGTGCGGTGATGCTGCCAAACCGAGAGAGCTCGAGAAGCGGGTGGGTGACTTCCCG
The window above is part of the Rhinopithecus roxellana isolate Shanxi Qingling chromosome 11, ASM756505v1, whole genome shotgun sequence genome. Proteins encoded here:
- the EGR2 gene encoding E3 SUMO-protein ligase EGR2 — translated: MRVGLPSEASSSPWSARGPRDPPERRRSGLAHVLSDNIYPVEDLAATSVTIFPNAELGGPFDQMNGVAGDGMINIDMTGEKRSLDLPYPSSFAPVSAPRNQTFTYMGKFSIDPQYPGASCYPEGIINIVSAGILQGVTSPASTTASSSVTSASPNPLATGPLGVCTMSQTQPDLDHLYSPPPPPPPYSGCAGDLYQDPSAFLSAATTSTSSSLAYPPPPSYPSPKPATDPGLFPMIPDYPGFFPSQCQRDLHGTAGPDRKPFPCPLDTLRVPPPLTPLSTIRNFTLGGPSTGVTGPGASGGSEGPRLPGSSSAAAAAAAAAAYNPHHLPLRPILRPRKYPNRPSKTPVHERPYPCPAEGCDRRFSRSDELTRHIRIHTGHKPFQCRICMRNFSRSDHLTTHIRTHTGEKPFACDYCGRKFARSDERKRHTKIHLRQKERKSSAPSASVPAPSTASCSGGVQPGGTLCSSNSSTLGGGPLAPCSSRTRTP